A section of the Mycolicibacterium anyangense genome encodes:
- the carB gene encoding carbamoyl-phosphate synthase large subunit, which translates to MPRRTDLNHVLVIGSGPIVIGQACEFDYSGTQACRVLRSEGLTVSLVNSNPATIMTDPEYADYTYVEPITPAFVEKVFAQQAARGNRIDALLATLGGQTALNTAVALYENGALERYGVELIGADFEAIQRGEDRQKFKDIVAKVGGESAKSRVCYTMDEVRETVGELGLPVVVRPSFTMGGLGSGMAHSLDDVERMAGDGLAASPSANVLIEESIYGWKEYELELMRDGRDNVVVVCSIENVDPMGVHTGDSVTVAPAMTLTDREYQTMRDLGIAILREVGVDTGGCNIQFAVDPRDGRLIVIEMNPRVSRSSALASKATGFPIAKIAAKLAIGYTLDEIVNDITKETPACFEPTLDYVVVKAPRFAFEKFPGADPTLTTTMKSVGEAMSLGRNFIEALGKVMRSLETTKAGFWTQPDDDGWVSDVLDRLRTPTEGRLYDIELALRLGASVEEVAQASGVDPWFVEQINGLVALRHELIDAPVLDEDLLRRAKHSGLSDRQISSLRPELAGETGVRALRQRLGIHPVFKTVDTCAAEFEAKTPYHYSSYELDPAAETEVAPQTDKPKVLILGSGPNRIGQGIEFDYSCVHAATTLTEAGFETVMVNCNPETVSTDYDTADRLYFEPLTFEDVLEVYHAESQSGHGGPGVVGVIVQLGGQTPLGLAKRLADAGVPIVGTRPEAIDLAEDRGRFGQVLTNAGLPAPKFGTATSFEQARDIAARIGYPVLVRPSYVLGGRGMEIVYDEQTLHGYITRATQLSPEHPVLVDRFLEDAIEIDVDALCDGTEVYLGGVMEHIEEAGIHSGDSACALPPVTLGRSDIEAVRKATEAIAHGVGVVGLLNVQYALKDDVLYVLEANPRASRTVPFVSKATAVPLAKACARVMLGASISQLRAEGVLARTGDGATPAPNAPIAVKEAVLPFHRFRRADGSGIDSLLGPEMKSTGEVMGIDHDFGSAFAKSQTAAYGSLPSDGTVFVSVANRDKRSLVFPVKRLADLGFRVLATEGTAEMLRRNGIPCDVVRKHFEEPGEGKPAISAIDAILAGGVNMVINTPYGNSGPRIDGYEIRSAAVSMNIPCITTVQGASAAVQGIEAGIRGDIDVRSLQELHAALSHD; encoded by the coding sequence ATGCCACGCCGTACCGACCTCAACCACGTCCTCGTCATCGGCTCCGGGCCGATCGTCATCGGTCAGGCTTGCGAGTTCGACTACTCGGGCACCCAGGCCTGCCGGGTGCTGCGCTCGGAGGGGCTGACCGTCAGCCTGGTGAACTCCAATCCGGCGACGATCATGACCGACCCCGAGTACGCCGACTACACCTACGTCGAGCCGATCACTCCCGCGTTCGTGGAGAAGGTGTTCGCCCAGCAGGCCGCCCGCGGCAATCGGATCGACGCACTGCTGGCCACCCTCGGCGGTCAGACGGCGTTGAACACCGCGGTCGCGCTCTACGAGAACGGTGCGCTGGAACGCTACGGCGTCGAACTCATCGGCGCGGACTTCGAGGCCATCCAGCGCGGCGAGGACCGGCAGAAGTTCAAGGACATCGTCGCCAAAGTCGGTGGGGAGTCGGCGAAGTCGCGAGTCTGCTACACCATGGACGAGGTCCGCGAGACCGTCGGTGAGCTGGGTCTGCCGGTGGTGGTGCGGCCGTCGTTCACCATGGGCGGCCTGGGCTCGGGCATGGCGCATTCGCTCGACGACGTCGAACGCATGGCGGGGGACGGGCTGGCCGCCTCGCCGTCGGCGAACGTGCTCATCGAGGAGTCCATCTACGGATGGAAGGAATACGAGCTCGAGCTGATGCGCGACGGTCGCGACAACGTCGTGGTGGTCTGCTCGATCGAGAACGTCGACCCGATGGGTGTGCACACCGGTGACTCGGTCACCGTGGCCCCGGCGATGACGCTGACCGACCGGGAATACCAGACCATGCGCGACCTCGGTATCGCGATCCTGCGTGAGGTCGGCGTGGATACCGGCGGCTGCAACATCCAGTTCGCGGTGGACCCCAGGGACGGTCGCCTGATCGTCATCGAGATGAACCCGCGGGTATCGCGGTCCAGTGCGCTGGCGTCGAAGGCGACCGGATTCCCGATCGCCAAGATCGCCGCCAAGCTGGCGATCGGCTACACCCTCGACGAGATCGTCAACGACATCACCAAGGAAACCCCGGCCTGCTTCGAGCCGACGCTGGACTACGTGGTGGTCAAGGCCCCGCGATTCGCCTTCGAGAAATTCCCCGGCGCGGACCCGACGCTGACCACCACGATGAAGTCGGTGGGCGAAGCGATGTCGTTGGGTCGCAACTTTATCGAAGCGCTCGGCAAGGTGATGCGCTCGCTGGAGACCACCAAGGCCGGATTCTGGACGCAGCCCGACGACGACGGCTGGGTATCCGACGTGCTGGACCGGCTGCGCACACCGACCGAGGGCCGGCTCTACGACATCGAACTGGCGCTGCGGCTGGGCGCCAGTGTCGAGGAGGTCGCGCAGGCCTCGGGCGTCGACCCGTGGTTCGTCGAGCAGATCAACGGTCTGGTGGCGTTGCGCCACGAGCTGATCGACGCCCCTGTGCTCGACGAGGACCTGCTGCGCCGCGCCAAGCACAGCGGTCTGTCGGACCGCCAGATCTCCTCGCTGCGGCCGGAATTGGCCGGCGAGACCGGCGTGCGTGCGCTGCGTCAGCGCCTGGGGATCCACCCGGTGTTCAAGACCGTCGACACCTGCGCGGCCGAGTTCGAAGCCAAGACGCCGTATCACTACTCCAGTTACGAACTCGACCCGGCGGCCGAGACCGAGGTGGCCCCGCAGACCGACAAACCCAAGGTGCTCATCCTTGGCTCGGGGCCCAACCGGATCGGCCAGGGCATCGAGTTCGACTACAGCTGCGTGCATGCGGCGACCACGCTGACCGAAGCCGGCTTCGAGACGGTGATGGTCAACTGCAACCCCGAGACGGTGTCCACCGACTACGACACCGCCGACCGGCTGTACTTCGAGCCGCTGACCTTCGAGGACGTGCTGGAGGTCTACCACGCCGAATCGCAGTCCGGGCACGGCGGTCCGGGCGTCGTCGGCGTGATCGTGCAGCTGGGCGGCCAGACACCGCTCGGGCTGGCCAAGCGGCTGGCCGATGCCGGAGTGCCGATCGTCGGGACCCGCCCCGAGGCGATCGACCTGGCCGAGGATCGCGGCCGGTTCGGCCAGGTGCTGACCAACGCGGGTCTACCCGCGCCGAAGTTCGGCACCGCCACCAGTTTCGAGCAGGCCCGCGACATCGCCGCCCGGATCGGCTACCCGGTGCTGGTCCGGCCGTCCTACGTCCTGGGCGGGCGCGGCATGGAGATCGTCTATGACGAGCAGACCCTGCACGGCTACATCACCCGGGCCACCCAGCTGTCCCCGGAGCATCCGGTGCTGGTGGATCGATTCCTCGAAGACGCCATCGAGATCGACGTCGACGCCCTCTGCGACGGCACCGAGGTCTACCTCGGCGGGGTGATGGAGCACATCGAGGAGGCCGGTATCCACTCCGGTGACTCCGCGTGCGCGCTGCCGCCGGTCACATTGGGCCGCAGCGATATCGAAGCGGTGCGCAAGGCGACGGAGGCCATCGCCCACGGTGTGGGTGTGGTCGGCCTGCTCAACGTCCAGTACGCACTCAAGGACGACGTGCTCTACGTGCTGGAGGCCAACCCGCGTGCCAGCCGTACCGTCCCGTTCGTCTCCAAGGCCACCGCGGTGCCGCTGGCCAAGGCCTGCGCCCGAGTCATGCTGGGCGCCAGCATTTCCCAGCTGCGTGCTGAAGGTGTCCTGGCGCGCACCGGCGACGGCGCCACCCCGGCGCCCAACGCGCCGATCGCCGTCAAGGAGGCGGTCCTGCCGTTCCACCGGTTCCGCCGGGCCGACGGCTCGGGCATCGACTCGCTGCTCGGGCCGGAGATGAAGTCGACCGGTGAGGTCATGGGTATCGACCACGACTTCGGCAGTGCCTTCGCCAAGAGCCAGACGGCCGCCTACGGCTCGCTGCCGAGCGACGGCACGGTCTTCGTCTCGGTCGCCAACCGCGACAAGCGGTCCCTGGTGTTCCCGGTCAAGCGGCTGGCCGATCTCGGCTTCCGCGTGCTGGCAACCGAGGGTACCGCTGAGATGTTGCGGCGCAACGGAATTCCCTGCGATGTGGTGCGCAAGCATTTCGAGGAGCCCGGTGAGGGCAAGCCGGCCATCTCAGCCATCGACGCGATCCTGGCCGGTGGCGTCAACATGGTGATCAACACCCCGTACGGCAACTCCGGACCCCGTATCGACGGCTACGAGATCCGCTCGGCGGCTGTGTCGATGAACATCCCGTGCATCACCACGGTGCAGGGTGCCTCGGCGGCTGTGCAGGGCATCGAGGCGGGCATCCGCGGTGACATCGATGTGCGCTCCCTGCAGGAGTTGCATGCCGCGCTGAGCCATGACTGA
- the pyrF gene encoding orotidine-5'-phosphate decarboxylase, with translation MTDGFGARLAAAIATRGPLCVGIDPHPELLRAWDLPVSVDGLARFCDICVQAYSGFAVAKPQVAFFEAYGSAGFAVLERTIAALQDDGVLVLADAKRGDIGSTMAAYAQAWAGDGPLAADAVTASPYLGFGSLQPLLDVAAANGRGVFVLAATSNPEGASVQLARAGDRSVAQSIVDEAAAVNRAALPQPGSVGVVVGATLAEVPDLSDLGGPVLVPGVGAQGGRPEALGGLGAARAGQLLPAVSREILRAGPDFASVRRAGEKLRDEVAYLA, from the coding sequence ATGACTGACGGTTTCGGGGCCAGGCTGGCCGCGGCGATCGCCACACGCGGCCCACTCTGTGTGGGCATCGACCCGCACCCGGAGCTGTTGCGGGCCTGGGATCTGCCGGTGAGCGTCGACGGGCTGGCCCGGTTCTGTGACATCTGCGTCCAGGCTTACTCGGGATTCGCCGTCGCCAAACCTCAGGTGGCATTCTTCGAGGCCTACGGCTCAGCGGGTTTCGCCGTCCTGGAGCGCACTATCGCGGCGCTGCAGGACGACGGTGTGCTGGTGCTCGCCGACGCCAAGCGTGGTGACATCGGGTCGACGATGGCCGCCTACGCACAGGCCTGGGCCGGCGACGGGCCGTTGGCCGCCGATGCCGTCACCGCCTCGCCGTATCTCGGATTCGGGTCGCTGCAACCGCTTCTCGATGTCGCCGCGGCCAACGGTCGGGGCGTATTCGTCCTGGCCGCCACCTCCAATCCCGAAGGCGCCAGCGTGCAATTGGCACGTGCCGGGGACCGCAGCGTGGCGCAGTCGATCGTCGACGAGGCCGCGGCCGTCAACCGGGCGGCGCTACCGCAGCCCGGGTCGGTGGGCGTGGTTGTCGGCGCCACGCTGGCCGAGGTGCCCGACCTCAGCGACCTCGGCGGCCCTGTGCTGGTGCCCGGAGTGGGCGCCCAGGGTGGCCGACCGGAGGCGCTCGGCGGTCTCGGTGCCGCCCGGGCGGGTCAGCTGCTGCCTGCCGTGTCCCGCGAAATACTGCGCGCCGGACCAGATTTCGCATCGGTCCGGCGCGCAGGGGAGAAGTTGCGCGACGAGGTTGCCTACCTCGCCTGA
- the ctaD gene encoding aa3-type cytochrome oxidase subunit I, with the protein MLGDIVVSEAPQAALLQAKRPMPHGIGPKGNLIYKVITTTDHKLIGIMYVITCFVFFVVAGLMALFIRAELAVPGLQFLSNEQYNQLFTMHGTAMLLFYATPIVFGFANLVLPLQIGAPDVAFPRLNALSYWLFLFGALIALAGFITPGGAADFGWTVYVPLSDAVHSPGAGADLWILGVAVGGLGTILGAVNMITTIVCMRCPGMTMFRMPIFTWNIFVTSILVLLIFPLLTAAAFGLAADRRLGAHIYDPANGGVTLFQHLFWYFGHPEVYVLALPFFGIVSEIFPVFSRKPIFGYTTLIYATISIAALSVAVWAHHMYVTGAVLLPFFSFMTFLIAVPTGIKFFNWIGTMWKGRLTFETPMLFSVGFLVIFLLGGLSGVLLASPPLDFHVSDTYFVIAHFHYVLFGVIVFATYAGIYFWFPKMTGRLLDERLGKLHFWLTVVGFNTTFLVQHWLGTMGMPRRYADYLPSDGFTTLNIISTVGSFILGISMLPFLWNIFRSWRYGEVVTVDDPWGHGNSLEWATSCPPPRHNFTELPNIRSERPAFELHYPHMVERMRREAHVGREHHHDVEKAKA; encoded by the coding sequence ATGTTGGGAGACATCGTGGTTTCTGAGGCGCCCCAGGCTGCCCTTTTGCAGGCCAAGCGGCCCATGCCCCACGGCATCGGCCCCAAAGGCAATCTGATCTACAAGGTCATCACGACGACCGATCACAAGCTGATCGGCATCATGTACGTGATCACCTGTTTCGTCTTCTTCGTGGTCGCCGGGCTGATGGCGTTGTTCATCCGGGCCGAGTTGGCGGTACCGGGGCTGCAGTTCCTGTCCAACGAGCAGTACAACCAGCTGTTCACCATGCATGGCACGGCGATGCTGCTGTTCTATGCGACGCCGATCGTGTTCGGCTTCGCCAACCTGGTGCTGCCGTTGCAGATCGGTGCACCCGACGTGGCCTTCCCGCGGCTCAACGCGCTGTCCTACTGGCTGTTCCTGTTCGGTGCGCTGATCGCGCTGGCCGGGTTCATCACCCCCGGTGGTGCGGCCGACTTCGGCTGGACGGTCTATGTGCCGCTGTCGGACGCGGTACACAGTCCGGGCGCTGGCGCTGACCTGTGGATCCTCGGTGTCGCCGTCGGCGGCCTTGGCACCATCCTGGGTGCGGTCAACATGATCACCACGATCGTGTGCATGCGCTGCCCCGGCATGACGATGTTCCGGATGCCGATCTTCACCTGGAACATCTTCGTCACCTCGATCCTGGTGCTGCTGATCTTCCCGCTGCTGACCGCCGCCGCCTTCGGCCTGGCCGCCGACCGTCGCCTGGGTGCGCACATCTACGACCCCGCCAACGGCGGCGTGACGCTGTTCCAGCATCTGTTCTGGTACTTCGGCCACCCCGAGGTCTACGTGCTGGCACTGCCGTTCTTCGGCATCGTCTCGGAGATCTTCCCGGTGTTCTCCCGTAAGCCGATCTTCGGCTACACCACTCTGATCTACGCCACGATCAGCATCGCCGCACTCTCGGTGGCGGTGTGGGCGCACCACATGTACGTCACGGGAGCCGTTCTGCTGCCGTTCTTCTCGTTCATGACGTTCCTGATCGCCGTGCCCACCGGCATCAAGTTCTTCAACTGGATCGGCACGATGTGGAAGGGCCGGCTGACGTTCGAGACGCCGATGCTGTTCTCGGTGGGCTTCCTGGTCATCTTCCTGCTCGGTGGCCTGTCGGGCGTGCTACTGGCCAGCCCGCCGCTGGACTTCCACGTCAGCGACACCTATTTCGTCATCGCGCACTTCCACTACGTGCTGTTCGGCGTGATCGTGTTCGCCACCTACGCCGGCATCTACTTCTGGTTCCCGAAGATGACCGGCCGCCTGCTCGACGAGCGGCTGGGCAAGCTGCACTTCTGGCTCACCGTGGTCGGTTTCAACACCACGTTCCTGGTGCAGCACTGGCTGGGCACCATGGGTATGCCGCGTCGCTACGCCGACTACCTGCCCTCCGACGGGTTCACCACGCTGAACATCATCTCGACCGTGGGCTCGTTCATCCTGGGCATCTCGATGCTGCCGTTCCTGTGGAACATCTTCCGCAGCTGGCGCTACGGCGAGGTCGTCACCGTCGACGATCCGTGGGGTCATGGCAACTCCCTGGAGTGGGCCACCTCCTGCCCGCCGCCGCGGCACAACTTCACCGAGCTACCCAACATCCGTTCGGAGCGCCCGGCGTTCGAACTGCACTACCCGCACATGGTGGAGCGGATGCGGCGCGAGGCCCACGTCGGACGCGAACACCACCACGATGTCGAGAAGGCGAAAGCCTAA
- the mihF gene encoding integration host factor, actinobacterial type: MALPQLTDEQRAAALEKAAAARRARAELKDRLKRGGTNLKQVLTDAETDEVLGKMKVSALLEALPKVGKVKAQEIMTELEIAPTRRLRGLGDRQRKALLEKFDFS, translated from the coding sequence GTGGCCCTTCCCCAGTTGACCGACGAGCAGCGCGCAGCCGCGTTGGAAAAGGCTGCTGCCGCACGTCGTGCACGAGCTGAGCTCAAGGATCGGCTCAAGCGTGGTGGCACCAACCTCAAGCAGGTGCTCACCGACGCTGAGACCGACGAGGTCCTCGGCAAGATGAAGGTTTCCGCGCTCCTGGAGGCCCTGCCCAAGGTTGGCAAGGTCAAGGCGCAGGAGATCATGACCGAGCTGGAGATCGCCCCGACGCGTCGTCTGCGCGGCCTCGGCGATCGGCAGCGCAAGGCACTGCTGGAAAAGTTCGACTTCTCCTAG
- the gmk gene encoding guanylate kinase, whose translation MEAGGRPDSRGGAPPQAAHGRVVVLSGPSAVGKSTVVRCLREQVPDLHFSVSATTRAPRPGEVDGVDYHFVTPGEFEQLIERGELLEWAEIHGGLHRSGTLAAPVARAAEAGHPVLIEVDLAGAAAVKQAMPEAVTVFLAPPSWEALEQRLAGRGTETPEVMARRLETARAELAAQDSFDVVVVNSQLESACAELVSLLVGNVP comes from the coding sequence ATGGAAGCCGGCGGAAGGCCGGACAGCCGGGGCGGTGCGCCCCCGCAGGCGGCCCATGGTCGCGTGGTGGTGCTGTCCGGGCCTTCTGCGGTTGGGAAGTCGACGGTCGTCCGCTGCCTGCGTGAGCAGGTGCCTGACTTGCATTTCAGTGTGTCGGCCACCACCCGGGCACCACGCCCGGGTGAGGTGGACGGCGTCGACTACCACTTCGTCACCCCCGGGGAATTCGAGCAGCTCATCGAACGCGGCGAGCTGCTGGAGTGGGCTGAGATCCACGGCGGACTGCACCGGTCCGGAACGTTGGCCGCCCCGGTGGCACGTGCGGCGGAAGCAGGCCATCCGGTGCTGATCGAGGTCGATCTGGCCGGCGCGGCAGCCGTCAAACAGGCGATGCCCGAGGCGGTGACGGTGTTTCTCGCTCCGCCCAGCTGGGAGGCCCTGGAACAGCGCCTCGCCGGGCGCGGCACCGAGACTCCCGAGGTGATGGCTCGCCGACTGGAAACCGCCCGCGCCGAACTGGCCGCCCAGGACTCGTTCGACGTGGTCGTCGTGAACAGCCAATTGGAGTCGGCGTGCGCTGAATTGGTATCCTTGCTGGTGGGCAACGTGCCGTAA
- the rpoZ gene encoding DNA-directed RNA polymerase subunit omega, which produces MTQASTDHYDPAPGAATAYDTPLGITNPPIDELLDRVSSKYALVIYAAKRARQINDYYNQLGDGILEYVGPLVEPGLQEKPLSIALREIHADLLEHTEGE; this is translated from the coding sequence GTGACGCAAGCCAGCACGGATCACTACGACCCGGCCCCGGGTGCCGCTACCGCCTACGACACGCCGCTGGGTATCACCAATCCGCCCATCGACGAGTTGCTGGACCGGGTGTCGAGCAAGTACGCGCTGGTGATCTACGCGGCCAAGCGTGCCCGTCAGATCAACGACTACTACAACCAGCTCGGCGACGGCATCCTGGAGTACGTCGGACCGCTGGTCGAGCCGGGCCTGCAGGAGAAGCCGCTGTCGATCGCGCTCCGCGAGATCCACGCCGACCTGCTCGAACACACCGAAGGCGAGTAG
- the coaBC gene encoding bifunctional phosphopantothenoylcysteine decarboxylase/phosphopantothenate--cysteine ligase CoaBC, with amino-acid sequence MNPKRIIVGVAGGIAAYKACSLVRQLSEAGHDVRVIPTESALRFVGAATFEALSGHPVRTGVFEDVDEVPHVRLGQEADLVVIAPATADLLARAVAGRADDLLTATLLTARCPVLYAPAMHTEMWQHPATQHNVDTLRRRGAVVLEPASGRLTGADSGAGRLPEPEEIATFAQLLLSRHDALPHDLSGVKVLVTAGGTREAIDPVRFIGNRSSGKQGYAVARVAAQRGADVTLIAGNTVGLADPAGAHVLHITSAAQLHEAVTKHAPDAHVLVMAAAVADFRPASVAATKIKKQPGVQEGPTIELVRTDDVLAGVVHQRIDGQLPNMRAVVGFAAETGDANGDVLFHARTKLARKGCDLLVVNAVGEGRAFEVDSNDGWLLGADGTEAALEHGSKTLMASRIVDAIASFLRVGDA; translated from the coding sequence ATGAACCCGAAGCGGATCATCGTCGGCGTCGCCGGGGGCATCGCCGCGTACAAGGCATGCTCGCTGGTCCGGCAGCTCAGCGAGGCCGGTCATGACGTACGCGTCATCCCCACCGAATCCGCCCTGCGGTTCGTCGGCGCCGCCACCTTCGAGGCGCTCTCGGGACATCCGGTGCGCACCGGGGTGTTCGAGGACGTCGACGAAGTACCCCATGTCCGGCTGGGCCAGGAGGCCGACCTCGTCGTCATCGCACCGGCCACCGCAGACCTGCTGGCCCGCGCGGTCGCAGGACGTGCCGATGACTTGCTGACCGCCACCCTTCTCACGGCCCGCTGTCCGGTGCTGTACGCCCCGGCCATGCATACCGAGATGTGGCAGCACCCGGCGACCCAGCACAACGTGGACACCCTGCGCCGGCGCGGCGCGGTGGTCCTGGAACCGGCGTCAGGGCGGCTCACCGGGGCGGACAGCGGTGCCGGGCGGCTGCCCGAGCCCGAGGAGATCGCCACCTTCGCTCAACTTCTGCTCTCCCGACACGATGCGCTGCCGCACGATCTGTCCGGTGTCAAGGTCCTGGTGACCGCGGGTGGTACCCGCGAGGCCATCGACCCGGTTCGCTTCATTGGTAACCGCAGCTCGGGCAAGCAGGGCTACGCGGTCGCGCGGGTGGCCGCCCAGCGCGGTGCCGACGTGACCCTGATCGCCGGAAACACCGTAGGCCTGGCCGACCCTGCCGGAGCGCACGTCCTGCACATCACGTCGGCCGCTCAGCTGCATGAGGCGGTGACCAAGCACGCCCCGGACGCCCATGTCCTGGTGATGGCGGCCGCCGTCGCCGACTTCCGGCCCGCATCGGTGGCCGCCACCAAGATCAAGAAGCAGCCCGGCGTCCAGGAGGGGCCGACGATCGAGCTGGTCCGCACCGACGATGTGCTGGCCGGAGTCGTGCACCAGCGCATCGATGGGCAGCTGCCCAACATGCGGGCCGTTGTCGGATTCGCGGCCGAGACCGGCGACGCCAACGGCGACGTGCTGTTCCACGCCCGCACCAAGCTGGCCCGAAAAGGCTGTGACTTGCTGGTAGTGAACGCGGTCGGCGAGGGTCGGGCGTTCGAGGTGGACAGCAACGACGGCTGGCTGCTGGGCGCCGACGGTACCGAGGCCGCCCTGGAGCACGGTTCGAAGACCCTCATGGCGAGCCGTATCGTGGACGCGATCGCATCATTTCTGCGTGTCGGTGACGCGTAG
- the metK gene encoding methionine adenosyltransferase has translation MSDKGRLFTSESVTEGHPDKICDAISDSVLDALLAQDPNSRVAVETLVTTGQVHVVGEVTTNAKEAFADITNTVRERILDIGYDSSEKGFDGTTCGVNIGIGAQSPDIAQGVDTAYEARVQGERDPLDAQGAGDQGLMFGYAIRDTPELMPLPIALAHRLSRRLTDARKSGKLPYLRPDGKTQVTIEYAGTTPVRLDTVVLSTQHAEGIDLDGQLAPDIRAQVVKTVLDELAHESLDTSDFRLLVNPTGKFVLGGPMGDAGLTGRKIIVDTYGGWARHGGGAFSGKDPSKVDRSAAYAMRWVAKNVVAAGLAERVEVQVAYAIGKAAPVGLFVETFGSETVDPARIEKAITAVFDLRPGAIIRDLDLKRPIYAQTAAYGHFGRTDIDLPWERLDKVEDLKNSV, from the coding sequence GTGAGCGATAAGGGTCGGCTGTTCACCAGTGAGTCGGTGACCGAGGGACACCCTGACAAGATCTGCGACGCGATCAGCGACTCGGTGCTCGATGCGCTCCTGGCGCAGGACCCGAATTCCCGCGTTGCCGTGGAGACCCTGGTCACCACCGGTCAGGTTCATGTCGTCGGTGAGGTGACCACCAACGCCAAGGAGGCGTTCGCCGACATCACCAACACTGTGCGCGAGCGCATCCTCGATATCGGTTACGACTCGTCGGAGAAGGGTTTCGACGGCACCACCTGCGGGGTGAACATCGGTATCGGCGCGCAGTCGCCGGATATCGCCCAGGGCGTCGACACCGCCTACGAGGCCCGGGTGCAGGGCGAACGTGACCCGCTGGACGCCCAGGGCGCCGGCGACCAGGGTCTGATGTTCGGCTACGCGATCCGCGACACCCCCGAGCTGATGCCCTTGCCGATCGCGCTCGCACACCGGCTCTCGCGGCGGCTGACCGACGCGCGCAAGAGCGGCAAGCTGCCCTACCTGCGTCCGGACGGCAAGACCCAGGTCACCATCGAGTACGCCGGCACCACGCCGGTGCGGCTGGACACCGTGGTGCTGTCCACCCAGCATGCCGAGGGCATCGACCTCGACGGCCAGCTCGCCCCCGACATCCGGGCGCAGGTGGTCAAGACCGTGCTCGACGAGCTGGCCCACGAGAGCCTGGACACCTCCGACTTCCGGCTGCTGGTCAACCCCACCGGCAAGTTCGTGCTGGGTGGGCCGATGGGCGACGCCGGTCTGACCGGCCGCAAGATCATCGTCGACACCTATGGCGGCTGGGCCCGGCACGGCGGCGGTGCCTTCTCCGGCAAGGATCCGTCCAAGGTGGACCGTTCGGCGGCCTACGCCATGCGTTGGGTGGCCAAGAACGTCGTCGCGGCGGGACTGGCGGAGCGGGTCGAGGTGCAGGTGGCCTATGCCATCGGTAAGGCCGCTCCGGTCGGGCTGTTCGTCGAGACCTTCGGTTCCGAGACCGTCGACCCGGCCCGCATCGAAAAGGCCATCACCGCGGTGTTCGACCTGCGGCCCGGCGCCATCATCCGCGATCTGGACCTCAAGCGCCCGATCTACGCGCAGACCGCTGCCTACGGCCACTTCGGTCGTACCGACATCGACCTGCCGTGGGAGCGCCTGGACAAGGTCGAGGACCTCAAGAACTCCGTCTAG
- a CDS encoding hemophore-related protein, with amino-acid sequence MKFAQGAATRRLVGLGASSLIAGAALAVVAAPSAFAAPDCSKAGVDSAVANIQNQAQAYMNSHPDGQKVLMTAALQPRAQAEQTLSNYATANPQEYADFKAILAPLGTLQSQCGVQVVPPQFQWAFDAFVG; translated from the coding sequence ATGAAGTTTGCTCAAGGAGCCGCGACCCGGCGCCTCGTCGGCCTCGGTGCCAGCTCGCTGATCGCGGGTGCCGCCCTGGCCGTGGTCGCCGCACCGTCGGCCTTCGCGGCGCCTGACTGCAGCAAGGCGGGCGTCGACAGTGCCGTGGCCAACATCCAGAACCAGGCCCAGGCCTACATGAACAGCCACCCGGACGGTCAGAAGGTGCTGATGACCGCCGCGCTGCAGCCCCGGGCGCAGGCCGAGCAGACGCTGAGCAACTACGCGACGGCCAATCCGCAGGAGTACGCCGACTTCAAGGCGATCCTGGCGCCGCTCGGCACACTGCAGTCTCAGTGCGGCGTGCAGGTCGTCCCGCCGCAGTTCCAGTGGGCGTTCGACGCGTTCGTCGGCTGA